The Silene latifolia isolate original U9 population chromosome X, ASM4854445v1, whole genome shotgun sequence genome contains the following window.
CCTTTAGCAGCAAATCCATCAAGATTGTACTACAAATGTGATGAATGTGAATGCTTTCAATGGTGCAAACCAAAAAATGAAGACATGAATGAGTTGGTTGGTGAGGAAGCTGCACAATTTCATGATGCTAATGCTATACAAGAGTTTAAGAAGAAATTGAAGGAACAAACAACTATCATTTGTGACTTCAAAAGAGAAATTGTAGATTTATCTAAAATGTTTCAATTGAGTTTGAAAATAGGGATAATAATGTATATGTTTTTAGTCTATATTATAATAAAGTAAGTGTACTAGCATTGTGATATCAAAAAAGAAGATTTCAGAAACCTAAAACAAATTCCATGCATTATATAACATCATTGGCATCCAAGCATCCAAGAGTTTAACCCAAAAACTTACATGACTCATCTAGTTCAACAACTAACAGCCAGTTTACTGAACAAATACTGCCCAAGATGACTTATCTAAACAGAGTTCCCAGTTCTTCTATTCACCATTTATCTAACCCAAAAAATGAATAGTTAGAAGTTGGAATTGACATTACAAACACAGTTATAATGTCAATTACAACTCCTACAAAAAGTCAAGTTAAATCCAATGTTTTCAGCAACCAAAATAAAATGTTACCACATTAACTTCTAAATCAGATTGGAGGTTGATTTGTTGAAGTTGAAGCACCATCAGTCCTTCTCTTATTTGCTGTTGGACCACCTTGGCATGATCTTGCATTGTGGCCTATTGTCTTGCAAATAGAACATCTGATGATGGTGGACCTGCtacctctctttctctttttctcaccAGGCTTCCTCTTTCTTTGTCTAACTGGCCTTCCTGCTGATCTTTCTTGTAGTGGTGGCTGGATCATAGGAAACTGAAATTCAGGCCACTGATCCTTATCAGGCATAGGGTGCATGATATTGCTATAAGTTAACTTATAGCACATCCCAGAGAAGTAGCCATTCAGATATTGCATTAGTTCTTCTTTGTTGTGATAGATGACCCTACATGTATGCTTATATGATATCCCAGTCACCTGCCATGCCCCACACAAACATGTTTCATTCTTCAAATTTACAGGAAAGGCAGTTGTGGTACCTTCAACCACCTCAAATTCTCCACCTCCGGCTTTTATCACTCTGCAATGCCTTGAGTCTGAACAATTAGACTCAATAATACCCTTTGTATATGGGGTGGGATCATATGGTTGTATAACCTCAACTATATCAATTCTTTCTGCTATCTTGTTCATCTGATATTGTCTTATCTCTTCCATCAAGACAAGAATTGGTTTGGCCCTCATGTCATTAATCACAACATTAAAAGACTCAACAAAGTTTGAGGTATTATGATCACAAGCTGTTAGTGGATCAAATTGATGTTTGGACCATTGTTGGGGAACATTGGACAAGTAAACAAAAGCTTCTCTAGAAAGTCTAGCTATACCTGCCATTGCTTTGTTGAAGACAAATGGTGATGTTGTATTGGCAGCCTTCCAAAACAGATCATGATAGCCAGGCCCTGCCCATTTCTCCTTGAAATTTGTGTACAAATGCTGAGCACAAATTCTTCTTGTGGCAGTTGGGAACACATTTGATATAGCCTTCTCAACACCTTTCATTCTATCACTAATGAAAGTCCAGTCCCACTTAGTACAACCCTCCTTCTGAACTGCCATCTTCAAATTTTTGAAAAAATAACTTCATGACTCAGTTGTCTCCTTACCAGCAATAGCATATGCAATGATAAACAAGTTATTGTTGCCATCTATAGATAATGCAGACAATAACATTCCCTTAAACCTCCCCTTCAGATGACATCCATCAACTCCTATTATTGGCCTACAACCTCTCAGGAATCCTTTTGTCCAGGTAGAAAAACTAACAAATATTCCCCTAAAATAGGTCAACCTGTCAGTGTAAGGGGAATGCCATGTAATAAGTGCCTATGAACCAGGGTTGGTCTGTTTGATCATCTCAGCATAAGCAGGCAGAAAATTATAACTTTCCTCATGTCCCCCAAACACCTTCTCAACAACTACACTTCTGACCTTGTACATTGTCCTCTTTTTCACAGTAATCCCAAACTTACCCATTAACAAGTCTGCTATGCCCTGAACTGGCATACCAGGATTTGCAGTCAATTCATCTTCTAATTTAGAAGCCATCCATTCAGTTATTGCCATAGGATTGCACTTCAGGAAATGGCATTGGATATGTTCACCAGTAATTGTCTTGATTGCCCAAGTTAGTTTATCAGGGATTATGGACACATGTATCTTCCAAGTACAATGTTCTCCACTACATTCAGCTGTGTACCTCACCTTATCAGATTTGCTATCTATAACATTGAATCCTTCTTGAATGCAGTAATCAGAGAGCACTGACACAAAGTCACCCTTGGTTTGGAACAATAACCAGGGCCTTAACTTAATCTCACCCCACCTTTTAGGTACATACATCTTACCATTCTTGTATGCCTTATCCAAAGAAACTGCCTCATCCCCTTCCTTTGCTTCATTAACTGTCTTATCAAATGGATGCATTTTATCCCCTTCCACTGTTTTATCAAATGGATCCCTACTACACTCAGATGATTGCTCATCTTCAGTACCATCTTCATCTCCTTTACTCTCTTCATCAGAGGCAGAGTAGTCTTCATCAAATTCCTCACTCTCTTCACCTTCATCCTCATCCAAGCCCAAATTTATTGGCTCACCCCTTTTCTTACCCCTTCATGTCCTTATCTCAGTTGCCTCAACATCACTTTCAGGAgcacttgacttagattttggaGTATAAATACCTTTTCTCCTAGCAGTTGATCTAGGAATTTTCTGCTTTAGGCCAGGCCTTTTTTTAAACAATTGAAACAAGTTTGGGGTACTTTCAGGGGCACTTTGATTTTCTCTGCTAAATCTATTAGCAGTTGGGCAATTTTGGGTAAACTGACTTGGTGTAGTGTTTGTTTGAGTTTCAGGGACAGTTTCAGGTATGGTGGTGGTTGGACTTTTAGGAGTAGTTTCATGAGAAGTTGGGTTGCTGTTTGTTTGAGGTTCAGGGTTAGTCTTTTTTTGAGGTTCAGGATTGGTCTTTTTTTAAGGTTCATGGTTAGTCTTTTTCTCAGGTTCAGGGTTAGTCTTTTTTTGAGGTTCAGAGTTGGTCTTTTTTTGAGGTTCAGGGTTGGTGTTTCTTTGAGGTTCAGGGTTGGTGTTTTGTTTTGCTAGATCAGCCAACTCTTGAGACTCATAGACTCTAGTATAAACAGTCTCATTTGTCTCCACATCCACAGTAGGTACTTCAATTGCCAAAGGTTCAACTAACAAACCTTCACTCTCCACTCTGTTTTTCTCTAtcctttccttttccttttccttttccttttccttctGCATCTCCTTCCTCTGTTCTTCCATCATTCTTGCCTTTTTTATTTCAGCCACTAACCCAAACTCCTTAATTGGCTTATTTGTGTCCTCAATCCACACGTCAATTGTCTCATAGCTTTCTTAATCCTAAAACATCTTCAGTAAATCCCCATCATCCTTAATGTTTATCTTAGCGTCATTCCTTCCTCTATAATACATATCATAGACATGGAGCAATAAAACTTGTTGTTTCTCAGCAACAACCCCAAGATCAGCAATTACATCTAGTAATTGTATAAAATCCACATCATATATAGCATAATCAAACTTTTGCCCTTTGTAGTGACATTGCAACCAAAACGCAGTTTCCATCCTACCATTTTAAACCAAGCATTACTTAAATACAGTCAagtaaaaccctaaccctaattatttcaaaaaaattaataattGACAAAATCAGTCCAAAATGGAAAGGGATAACAAAAtcagaaaaacaaacaaatacccTAATTATTGAATTGCAATATTCATAAAACCACATCAAAAACCCTAACTAAAATCACAAAACAACAATTATCTACATGCAAATAAAAACGTTCACAAAAAGCCTCATTTAGGTATGAGTTAAtcacaaaacaaaagaaaaagatacaaagaaacaaattttaacaaaaaaaaaggaataaaGATGAAGATGGTTACGTGGAATACAATAGCAacaatgaagatgatgaagatgtgaTCAAAATGAAGAAGATTGATGAAAAATAAGAGCTGATTTGGGGTTTTTCGAGTTGATGTGATTGATTGTTGAGGTTTGTGTAGGATAATCGTGTAATGTTATGGGGAAGTGAGAGAGTTGtccttttttttatttgattCTGAGTGAAATAGGGAGAAAAGAAGTTAGGTTGAGGGGGAAAAGGGGGGAAAATAAGTTGAGTTAAGTGGTTGAGGGGAGATGACGCCGTTATAACGGAAAGAAAAGTAAGGGTAGTTCGTGCACTAAAATGAAAGTTGAGGAGTaccatgtgcacaaacttaaacgcaggggtaccacgtgaattaagtcaaacctcaggggcaccacgtgaattatcccttattattattattattattattattattattattattattattattattattattattattattattattattattattattattattattattattattattattattattattattattattattattattattattattattattattattattattattattattattattattattattttattattcggCTCAATCACTTAGTTCGATCAAATTTCGGCTCCATTTccatttcaaattttcaaatttcaccTTCCGCCCCATTGGGTTCACTTAGTTCAGTTtagctctaaaaagccagaaagaacagggcctaagttcATGTAGAAGTTCCAATTCCTGCATTTTAGTTAAAAAAGACAATCAAACATGTGACTAAAATTCCAATTCATGTGATTTTCAAATTGCTATGTTTTTATGAGGCAACCAAACAACTCCTTTGCTGTGAATAGCTTAGTAGTATAGATCCCCTGCAATTAATGcgaggtatttatagagtttttactttttagtttatttattacTTATTCATTCCAAATTGATACCTTAATATTTTCATATTTCACCTTTTTTGatgtgagaaaaaaaaattaaacgcaaaactaacaaaaaaaTTGGGCATGTAatgaatctttttttttttttaaaaattttttgTTACAAAGTTAATGATTTCATTTTATAACTTTCCTTAAATTATCTTAATGATTTTGTTTCAcgaaactaataatattagtttattttattgttttatatgATGTAAATATGCATCAAGTTATTTTCTAAGAAAAATTAgcaatgttgtaatttataattttagactcctttaattttattttgattaaaacattataattataaattaaaatttaatgaaaaaatcatgtttaaaaaaAAGATAATATAGTTTAATGGGAAAATTTCATTTCTCTCCTTATATAAGTTGATggagtttggagggaaaacttttgaGAATTGTTGTTCTCTAGTAAAAAAAAGAGGGATGATATAAAGTTGCTtatatttacctttttttttttttttatgtttactTAATGAAGTTGAATAACTTAATTTGTCTTTTTTGGTGAATTACTTAATTTGTTAATATAAGATAAAATCTACAACACTGAAATTTATTGATAATCAATGAGTCCCATAATCGACACCACCTTTGTCAATAATGATATCGTTTCTTCAAATGAAGGTAATACCCGCCATTTTGTGGGTTTCAACACCACAAACTACATAGATGGTTGGTTTTCTACAAATTTTGCTTAGCAACAGAACGATTTCTTTCAATGATGGAATACATTTGTTAAAGACTCTGACCCTATCCCTTTAGACAAAAACTTTCTGAACTGAATTGATAAGACCTAAACTAAATTGAGTTAAAGGGAAAAACAAAATTGAACAATTGAACAACCTGTAGAACTTGAATAGAACTAAACCGCACATAAGTAAGctaaaattaagtccaaaagaacccGACAGAAGTTGCTATAAGGAAAACAATGACATAGTGATTTTCCTATTTTGTCAATGAGTAAAATTTTTGGGTATTACTCTTTCATGTACATGATTTTCAAAATCACCCCTCCCATTTCAACATCCCTTGTTTTTCAATTCTAGATTCATTGCATTTTTTACTTTCAAATTCCTCCCACTACAATCCAACCACCACACCTTCCCGAACGTACCGTGAGTTACTCCGTAACAAACAAATTTAAAAGTGTCTAACTGTGAGAAAAAAGAAGAGTGCGGCATATTGAAACAGGAAATGTTGGGTTCTTCTAAACCTCTGCATTAAGGTTGACAACAATCTAACTCTACTATAAATCGTTTCTTAAGAAGTAGTTGTTAATTAAGGTTCCTATTTTCACCCTAAATACGTTATTGATGTGCCCTTGGATGCTGGGTAGGAAAATGACTAATTAATGGCCAACGTTCTTGCTGTATACAGATTGCATGTTATGTTTGATTAGATTTTTTACAGCCATCGAACTAACGGAACATCTAATTTACCCAAATTTCCAGAAACCCTAATTTGTTAACCCTAATTTGATACAGTAATGCTTAACTAATGATGTTAGAATTATGGCTTGATCAATATGAGAATTAAGAACCATAATAATTGAGTAAtacaatttgattaattttttagAATAAGAGCAAAGAGAGAACTTTTTTTTTGGAGTTTTAGAAGGACATGGTATGGAAAAATTATGAAAAAGAGTACTTGAAATAATAAGCCTTTTATTGTTAAGGACGGGCTCTCTGGTTCGAAATTGGTAAAGGAGAACCCCTCTCCGGTGCTTGTGTGGATTCGATTTTATGGATATAAAATATTGGGGTTTAGCATTACCAAAAATTGTTGAACTTTTGGGTAACCTCGTGAGAAGTGACCAAGCTACTAAGAATaagaaatttctagggtttgctaGGTTTATGGTGGAGGTAAAACTGGGGCAACAATTACCTGATTTCATTGGATTCATTGATGAGAATGATTTGTTACAACAACAGCTGGTTCATTATGAATGGAAGTTAGTAGTCTATAGCATGTGCAATGGGATTGGTCATGAAACATGTCTTTGTAAGAAATCTGAACCAAGGGGTAAGCCTAAGGAAGTGCATCAGGTATGGAAACCTATGGTGGTGGCTCATACCAAGGATCACAACAAGTCTCAAATGGCTCAGAAGGTGACTAAAACCGGAGTGCAGGAAGCTCAGACTGGCAATGATAATGGGGTGGTACCTGTGTTGGATCCTACAGTAGTAGTCACCCCTATACCATACCAAGAGTCAAACCTGAATTCTATGTCATCTGCTAGATTCATTAACAAGTTGTCCAAGAAAGGGGAGGGGACTCTGCAAACAGGGCCCACTTTCATTGATGTCCTCAACTATTCTATAAGGAAGAATTTGTTGAATAGTATGGGGAAAGGGAAATTCTCAATCAATCATAATGGTTAGTAtaggattttggaatgttaggggcataaataaaaggaataaacaaGGGGATGTTAGAAGACTCTTGCATCTTAATAAACTAGGTTTGTTTGGTTTGGTGGAGACAAAAGTGAAGATAATAAATACAGCTAGTGTGCAAGATGGGATTGGGAAGAACTGAagatatattaataataatgacatcAGGGAAGGGGGAGGATCTGGGTTCTTTGGGATCCTAACCTCTTTTTTGTGATAGTAGTGAGCAAAGAGGTGCATATGATATATCTTAATGTTGTGCACTTGCAATGTGGTTTTACTTGGGTTTGCTCTGTGGTTTATGGTTATACCAAGCTAAGGATGCATATAGGAAGTCTTTATGGCAGTCCTTGCTTCAGTGGAAAAATAGTGTGACTGGTCCTTGGTTACTCATGGGTGACTTTAACAATGTTCTCTATGCTGATGAGAGGGTTGGTTCTGATGTTACCATGGCTGAAATCAAGGAGTTTCAAAATTGTGTAGATCAACAAGGTCATATAACCCATATTGATCTACACAACTTTGAAACTCCTTGATTTCAGCCATGGTAACATCAGAACCAATCCTCTCATTAGCATGGAGAATATTGTTGAAGTCACCCATGAGTAACAAAGGACCATTGGTTACAAGAGATTTTTTCATAACCAAGGAACATTGTTGAAGTCACCCATGAGTAACCAAGGACCAATGACCAATGACCATTAGTTACATCAGAATTAATCCTCTCATATATGACCTTGGTTACAAGAGAGTTTTTCGTAAAATTGACAAAGTGATGGCCAATGATATGTGGTTTCTTAATGGCCCTTCAGGAATTGCTTCATTTTTACCCGAAGGATTATTTGATCATAGTCCATGCCTCATAGGCTTATGAGAGGATATGGAGAGGAACAAGTGCAGTTTTAAGTATTTTAAGATGTGGGAAAAGATGAGAGATTTAAGGGGACTGTTAATAAAGTCTAGCAGCAACAGATTAGGGGATGCAAGTCATTTCAAGTGGTTAAAAAGCTTAAAATACTTGAATAAAGAGGGGCTTGGGGATATCTTAGCACTGCAAGAGGGCTAAAATGTTACTTGAAGAAATTCAAATGAAACTCCACAAAGATCCTCTGAATATTAGCTTACATCAGGATGAAAGAATTGCTGCCAAGTCTTATAAGGAGTTGGATGAGGCAAGGAATTTATTCTTAGCTCAAAAAGATAAAAGTTCATGATGAGAATTCCCAATACTTCCATAGTTCAATCAAAGTTAGAAGGGCTCAAAATAAAATACTTAGCATCAAAGATCAGAATGGGGTCCTTTGTACTGATATTGAGGCAATTGAGCTGGCCTTTCTCAACCATTACACTTCCTTGTTGGGTAGTTCTTAAGCTGTTAACAGGGCGTGTCTTTGGATAGTCAGGAGAGGTAAATGTGTTAATTCAAGTCAGGCTAAAAGCATGGTTCATGGGGTGAAAAGAGATGAGATTAGGCAGACACTTCTTTTTATACCTATTGACAAGGCCCATGGGCCAGATGACTTTACTTCCTGTTTCTTTAAGGATTCCTTTGATATTGTTGGTAATAATAATGTGATTGATGCCTTTCAGGATTTTTTTGAGAATGGACAATTGATTCAACAGATTAATGCCACAATGGTGGCCTTGATTCCTAAGAAGGATAACCCCGAGTCA
Protein-coding sequences here:
- the LOC141617486 gene encoding uncharacterized protein LOC141617486; protein product: MAVQKEGCTKWDWTFISDRMKGVEKAISNVFPTATRRICAQHLYTNFKEKWAGPGYHDLFWKAANTTSPFVFNKAMAGIARLSREAFVYLSNVPQQWSKHQFDPLTACDHNTSNFVESFNVVINDMRAKPILVLMEEIRQYQMNKIAERIDIVEVIQPYDPTPYTKGIIESNCSDSRHCRVIKAGGGEFEVVEGTTTAFPVNLKNETCLCGAWQVTGISYKHTCRVIYHNKEELMQYLNGYFSGMCYKLTYSNIMHPMPDKDQWPEFQFPMIQPPLQERSAGRPVRQRKRKPGEKKRKRGSRSTIIRCSICKTIGHNARSCQGGPTANKRRTDGASTSTNQPPI